Proteins from one Bifidobacterium sp. ESL0732 genomic window:
- a CDS encoding DNA topoisomerase IV subunit A, giving the protein MAQRRKTAKPSYDPHTVKENIVETPLDDEMSKSFLEYAYSVIYARALPDARDGLKPVQRRIIYQMGQMNLTPDKPYMKSARAVGEVMGKLHPHGDSSIYEAMVRLAQPFAMRLPLVDGHGNFGSLDDGPAASRYTEARLAPAALGMNANIDEDTVDFSPNYDNKLKEPDVLPAAIPNLLVNGASGIAVGMATNMATHNLGEVVAAAKYLMKHPDATLDELMDYVPGPDWPGGGIIIGRDGIREAYESGRGTLTTRSATHIENVTARKKAIVVTELPFMVGPERVLERISEGVKNHHIEGVSGAIDLTDRHNGTRIVIEIKTGFDPNAVLAQLFKYTPLEDNFTMNNVALVHGRPHTMGLKEMLEVWVEHRRNVIHRRSEYRLRRAQERLHLVEGMLLAMVDIDEVIQVIRTSENADAAKTRLMAVFDLDEIQAQYILDLRLRRLTKMSRIELEAEQDDLKKQIEGLNEILASGERLDEVIVSEMDEAVEKWGDPRRTVLLERHEDGSLTPVRSLASSGSSADGANANPDSSALAAIRVENTVSQAAQDVQAAAKAKKAGKVEEAAAALRLDDEPCAVMLSATGLIARTSPSAVDLWQTREANGKRTHDDQIVSIFASTTLSSYGLITSAGRLVLAHVADLPNLPTNENLNVSGGVNADELLGMTTSTEPVAGEHVVAAIAMGDISGKTESDNAGKANVTVTDDTDVPLAIGTRNGIVKRWNRESPSTMDSWPVIDLKDGDTVVFAALAADDDRIVFISSDSSLLTFEAKVVRPQGRTAGGMNGIRLAEGQHVAAFNVVPAGKIAWTYDEGENGLYSASGAVVLTVAGDDAALPGTETGAAKVTPLEMYPTKGRGTGGVRSQRFLKGQNTLTCAAIGTYPLYASTSGGAPVELPKPDMRRDASGVDLPAPIEYVA; this is encoded by the coding sequence ATGGCTCAACGTCGAAAAACGGCCAAACCATCCTATGACCCGCACACGGTCAAGGAGAACATCGTCGAAACGCCACTCGACGATGAGATGAGCAAATCCTTCCTCGAGTACGCCTACTCGGTGATTTACGCGCGTGCACTCCCCGACGCGCGCGACGGCCTCAAGCCGGTGCAGCGACGCATCATCTACCAAATGGGCCAGATGAACCTGACTCCCGACAAGCCGTATATGAAGTCGGCACGCGCTGTCGGCGAGGTGATGGGCAAGCTCCACCCCCACGGCGACTCCTCCATCTACGAGGCCATGGTGCGCCTCGCCCAGCCCTTCGCGATGCGTCTGCCACTGGTGGACGGACACGGCAACTTCGGCTCGCTCGACGACGGGCCTGCGGCTTCGCGTTACACCGAAGCCAGACTTGCACCCGCAGCTCTCGGCATGAACGCGAACATCGACGAGGACACCGTCGACTTCTCCCCAAACTACGACAACAAATTGAAGGAACCGGACGTGCTGCCGGCCGCCATCCCGAATTTGCTCGTCAACGGCGCTTCCGGCATCGCGGTGGGCATGGCCACCAACATGGCCACCCACAACCTCGGCGAGGTGGTCGCGGCCGCAAAATATCTGATGAAACATCCCGACGCCACGCTCGACGAACTGATGGACTATGTGCCCGGGCCGGACTGGCCGGGCGGCGGCATCATCATCGGTCGCGACGGCATCCGCGAAGCCTATGAGAGCGGACGTGGGACGCTCACCACCCGTTCCGCTACACATATCGAAAACGTGACGGCCCGTAAAAAGGCCATCGTCGTCACCGAACTGCCGTTCATGGTCGGCCCCGAACGTGTGCTCGAACGTATTTCAGAAGGCGTGAAGAACCACCACATCGAGGGCGTCTCCGGCGCCATCGACCTGACCGACAGGCACAACGGCACACGCATCGTCATCGAGATCAAAACCGGGTTTGACCCCAACGCGGTACTCGCCCAACTGTTCAAGTACACGCCGTTGGAAGACAACTTCACCATGAACAACGTGGCGCTCGTCCACGGCCGACCGCACACCATGGGCCTCAAAGAGATGCTCGAGGTGTGGGTGGAACATCGGCGCAACGTCATTCATCGCCGCAGCGAATATCGGCTGCGCAGGGCGCAGGAACGACTGCATCTGGTCGAAGGCATGCTGCTGGCAATGGTCGATATCGACGAGGTCATCCAGGTCATCCGCACCTCCGAGAACGCCGACGCCGCCAAGACACGCTTGATGGCCGTCTTCGACCTTGACGAGATCCAAGCGCAATACATCCTTGACCTGCGGCTGCGTCGTCTGACCAAGATGAGCCGCATCGAGCTCGAGGCCGAGCAGGATGATCTCAAAAAGCAGATCGAGGGGCTCAATGAAATCCTCGCCTCGGGCGAACGCCTTGACGAGGTCATTGTTTCCGAAATGGATGAGGCCGTGGAAAAATGGGGCGACCCGCGGCGCACTGTATTGCTGGAACGCCACGAGGATGGCAGTCTGACACCGGTGCGTTCGCTGGCGTCCTCTGGTTCATCGGCTGATGGCGCCAACGCCAACCCGGATTCCTCAGCTCTGGCAGCCATCCGAGTGGAAAACACCGTTTCGCAGGCGGCACAGGACGTGCAGGCCGCCGCCAAGGCGAAGAAGGCCGGCAAGGTCGAGGAAGCCGCCGCCGCGTTGCGATTGGATGACGAGCCCTGCGCGGTGATGCTAAGCGCCACCGGGCTCATCGCCCGCACTTCACCGAGTGCCGTGGATCTCTGGCAGACACGCGAGGCGAATGGAAAGCGCACACACGACGACCAGATCGTTTCGATCTTCGCCTCGACGACGCTTTCCAGCTACGGGCTCATCACTTCCGCGGGACGCTTGGTCTTGGCCCATGTCGCGGATTTACCGAACCTGCCGACAAACGAGAACCTCAACGTTTCCGGCGGGGTGAACGCCGACGAACTGCTGGGTATGACTACCAGCACGGAACCGGTCGCCGGTGAGCACGTCGTTGCGGCCATCGCCATGGGTGATATTTCTGGCAAGACTGAATCCGATAACGCAGGCAAGGCCAACGTTACGGTCACCGACGATACCGATGTTCCGCTGGCCATCGGTACGCGCAACGGCATCGTCAAGCGCTGGAACCGCGAATCGCCCAGCACCATGGATTCCTGGCCTGTCATCGATCTGAAGGATGGCGACACCGTGGTATTCGCGGCTCTCGCAGCCGACGACGATCGTATTGTCTTCATCTCCTCGGATTCCTCACTCCTGACCTTCGAAGCCAAGGTGGTGCGTCCGCAAGGCCGTACCGCAGGCGGTATGAACGGCATCAGACTTGCCGAAGGCCAACATGTCGCCGCCTTCAACGTCGTGCCGGCAGGCAAGATCGCCTGGACCTATGACGAGGGCGAAAACGGGCTATATTCGGCCTCCGGAGCCGTCGTGCTCACCGTTGCCGGCGATGACGCGGCCCTGCCCGGCACCGAGACCGGAGCGGCCAAGGTGACGCCTCTGGAGATGTATCCGACCAAGGGTCGCGGCACCGGCGGCGTGCGTTCGCAGCGCTTCCTCAAGGGCCAGAACACCCTGACCTGCGCTGCCATCGGAACCTATCCCCTTTACGCCAGCACTTCCGGCGGCGCTCCCGTCGAGTTGCCGAAGCCCGACATGCGTCGTGACGCTTCGGGTGTGGATCTGCCCGCACCGATCGAGTACGTAGCATAA
- the dut gene encoding dUTP diphosphatase, producing MAYAESYNEPENVEVLLKADPDGNVPSLRYAHAGDAGADLSTTEEIELKPFERALVPTGVSIALPNGYVGLVHPRSGLAVKMGVTVLNAPGTIDAGYRGEIKVPLINLDPKHTAVLHIGDRIAQLVIQRYVEARFVPAVTLPGSDRAERGFGSTGIAGK from the coding sequence ATGGCCTATGCTGAAAGCTACAACGAACCCGAAAACGTCGAAGTGCTGCTGAAGGCTGATCCCGACGGGAACGTGCCTTCATTGCGTTATGCGCATGCGGGTGATGCTGGCGCCGATTTGAGCACCACGGAGGAAATCGAGCTCAAGCCGTTCGAACGCGCCTTGGTGCCGACGGGAGTTTCCATTGCTTTGCCTAACGGTTATGTCGGTCTCGTCCATCCGCGTTCCGGACTGGCGGTGAAGATGGGAGTCACGGTTTTGAACGCGCCGGGCACTATTGATGCCGGTTATCGTGGTGAAATCAAAGTGCCGCTGATCAATCTTGACCCAAAGCATACGGCGGTTTTGCATATCGGTGACCGCATTGCGCAGCTTGTCATCCAACGCTATGTTGAGGCCCGGTTTGTCCCTGCAGTCACGTTGCCGGGCAGCGATCGGGCGGAACGTGGATTCGGTTCGACAGGAATCGCGGGAAAATAA
- a CDS encoding bifunctional (p)ppGpp synthetase/guanosine-3',5'-bis(diphosphate) 3'-pyrophosphohydrolase: protein MGDMVSDNNSARVLGCEISTDPLDPLQPIVRACRVHHPDADLSILERAYRRAVWQHRNQRRRSGEPYIIHPLAVAQILADLGMGSLVVAAGLLHDTVEDTDYTLDDCRAEFGDTVTGLVDGVTKLTNMEVGDSAQAETIRKMVVAMSRDVRVLVVKLADRLHNARTWRYVKPSNAQRKARETLDVYAPLANRLGMNAIKTELEELSFKVLYPKIYNEIVVLVNRRAGQRDVYLKQIVSEINEDLADQHIKATVTGRPKDYFSIYQKMIVRGHDFSNIYDLVGVRIIVDTIQDCYAVLGAVHARWSPIPGRFKDYIAMPKMNMYQSLHTTVVGPGGKPVEIQIRTWDMHRRSEFGIAAHWKYKENGQAGRKLSEPDKTDKKRESEENQDLSEADNLKWIQQLADWTSETPDSNEFLGSLKEDLGSAEVYVFTPKGKIISLPANATPVDFAYAVHTEVGHRTMGARVNGRLVPLDTVLESGDTVEILTSKSETAGPSRDWLSFVKSPKARNKIRQWFSKERRSEAIDEGKDELTRAMRKRSLPVSNLLTPQALVGVADELNFDNADAVFAAIGDGQVSTQNVISRLVKDAGQDEVEEDVEQEALPLKHAERRRDTNKLGISVKGVEGVWVKLARCCTPVPGDKILGFITKNEGVSVHRADCQNMLNLKKQDPERVVEVAWTSAKGLFMVKIQVEALDRPHLLTDVTQVLSDHGVNIINASVATGSDRVATSQFSFEMADPQHMNTLLSAVRKIDGVFDVYRLTGAKDSAVPHMRKM from the coding sequence ATGGGCGATATGGTTTCGGACAACAATTCGGCGAGAGTGCTGGGCTGCGAGATCAGCACGGACCCGCTTGACCCGTTGCAGCCCATTGTGCGTGCCTGCCGTGTCCATCATCCTGATGCCGATCTTTCCATTCTCGAACGAGCCTATCGCCGGGCCGTGTGGCAGCATCGCAACCAGCGCCGTCGTTCCGGCGAGCCTTACATCATCCATCCTCTTGCCGTTGCCCAGATTCTGGCCGATCTCGGCATGGGTTCGTTGGTTGTTGCGGCAGGATTATTGCATGACACCGTAGAGGATACCGATTACACGCTTGACGATTGCCGCGCGGAATTCGGCGATACCGTTACCGGCCTGGTCGATGGAGTCACAAAGCTGACCAACATGGAGGTCGGGGATTCGGCACAGGCCGAGACCATTCGCAAGATGGTAGTGGCCATGAGTCGCGACGTGCGGGTGCTCGTCGTCAAACTGGCCGATCGCCTCCATAACGCCCGTACCTGGCGTTATGTCAAGCCTTCCAATGCCCAGCGCAAGGCCCGAGAGACGCTCGACGTCTATGCGCCGCTTGCCAATAGACTCGGCATGAACGCCATCAAAACCGAGCTCGAAGAACTGAGCTTCAAAGTCCTCTACCCGAAGATTTATAACGAAATCGTCGTGCTTGTCAACCGCCGTGCCGGACAGCGTGACGTCTACCTGAAGCAGATCGTCAGCGAGATCAATGAAGATCTCGCCGATCAGCACATTAAGGCCACCGTCACCGGCCGGCCAAAGGATTACTTCTCGATTTATCAGAAGATGATTGTGCGCGGCCATGATTTCTCCAACATCTACGACCTGGTCGGTGTGCGCATCATCGTCGACACCATTCAGGATTGCTATGCAGTGCTCGGTGCCGTTCACGCCCGTTGGAGCCCAATCCCCGGCAGGTTCAAGGACTACATCGCCATGCCGAAGATGAACATGTACCAGAGCCTGCACACCACAGTGGTCGGCCCCGGCGGCAAGCCGGTCGAGATTCAGATCCGCACTTGGGACATGCACCGGCGCAGCGAATTCGGCATCGCCGCCCATTGGAAATACAAGGAAAACGGGCAGGCCGGCCGCAAGTTGAGCGAACCGGACAAGACCGACAAGAAGCGCGAAAGCGAAGAGAACCAGGACCTGAGCGAGGCCGACAATCTCAAATGGATTCAGCAACTGGCCGATTGGACCAGTGAGACTCCGGATTCCAACGAATTTCTCGGATCGCTCAAAGAGGATCTGGGCAGCGCCGAAGTCTACGTCTTCACGCCAAAGGGCAAGATCATTTCTTTGCCGGCTAACGCCACACCAGTCGATTTCGCCTACGCGGTTCATACCGAAGTCGGCCACCGTACGATGGGCGCGCGCGTCAACGGGCGTCTCGTTCCGCTTGACACCGTGCTCGAAAGCGGCGACACTGTTGAAATCTTGACTTCCAAGTCGGAGACCGCCGGCCCTTCGCGCGACTGGCTGAGCTTCGTCAAAAGCCCGAAGGCGCGCAACAAGATCCGTCAGTGGTTCAGCAAGGAACGCCGCAGCGAGGCCATCGACGAGGGCAAGGACGAACTTACCCGTGCCATGCGCAAGCGCAGCCTCCCGGTATCCAACCTCCTGACTCCGCAGGCGCTGGTCGGTGTGGCTGACGAGCTCAACTTTGACAACGCCGATGCCGTGTTCGCCGCCATCGGAGACGGCCAGGTTTCCACGCAAAACGTGATCTCACGTCTCGTCAAGGACGCCGGACAGGACGAGGTCGAAGAGGACGTGGAGCAGGAGGCGCTGCCGCTTAAACACGCCGAACGCCGTCGCGACACCAACAAACTCGGCATATCCGTCAAGGGCGTGGAAGGCGTGTGGGTCAAGCTGGCCCGCTGCTGCACCCCGGTTCCCGGCGACAAGATCCTTGGCTTTATCACCAAGAACGAGGGCGTTTCGGTACACCGCGCCGATTGTCAGAACATGCTGAACCTGAAGAAGCAGGATCCTGAACGTGTGGTCGAAGTCGCCTGGACCAGCGCCAAGGGGCTCTTCATGGTCAAGATCCAGGTGGAGGCACTCGACCGCCCGCACCTGTTGACCGACGTGACCCAAGTGCTTTCGGACCACGGCGTCAATATCATCAACGCCAGCGTCGCCACCGGCTCCGACCGGGTGGCCACCAGCCAGTTCTCCTTCGAAATGGCCGATCCCCAGCATATGAATACGCTGTTGAGCGCCGTACGCAAGATCGACGGCGTCTTCGATGTCTACCGTCTCACCGGAGCCAAGGATTCCGCGGTTCCGCACATGCGCAAGATGTAG
- a CDS encoding DUF4193 domain-containing protein — protein MAQDYDSPRNKDEDEESLQALSKSNRDSAEDIDDDENAIAEDYELPGADLSNEDSSVTVIPMQGDEFICSECFLVKHRSQLDHMGPNGPVCKECAA, from the coding sequence ATGGCTCAGGATTATGATTCCCCTCGTAACAAGGACGAGGACGAGGAATCCCTTCAGGCGTTGAGCAAAAGCAACAGGGATTCCGCCGAGGATATTGACGACGACGAGAACGCCATCGCCGAGGACTATGAGCTGCCTGGGGCGGATCTCAGCAACGAAGACTCTTCGGTGACCGTCATCCCCATGCAGGGTGACGAATTCATCTGCTCGGAGTGCTTCCTCGTCAAGCATCGCAGCCAGCTTGACCATATGGGCCCCAACGGCCCGGTCTGCAAGGAGTGCGCCGCCTGA
- the sepH gene encoding septation protein SepH, with protein sequence MSISSVADARFDHVDEDGELVFVSKGLKFRIPVDDTLEHAILEARQILSETDEASNPGMAQTLPISSIQALIRAGAQPDKVAEKYGLSQALVRRFSAAVETEKQYAIEQFLAVSAPKGSKVHSVEDLIARTLAAARIGMESVKWGATRRGREPWLITATFSTQRNRIRAEWTWNMHDNTVECQNAAAQILLGERDTTRQSDQSDDGAPDAGGQGEWSNQSSENADEATGTTEKVSVRSDEDKAIAASEFKTNPALPGDSVRSARIASTVALMQEQTAEENQQSSSLSMANSDDPEYNQPNSAGTGSVSLPYPAPGANTQPTSTNATRATSSTTATTPTEPLSLPLPDRTPTAQPQMFVPLNDTPETQTDNNRSGISGNADEQQNNQAANDRHNHDEHKHGKRKSGRSAVPSWDEILFGE encoded by the coding sequence ATGTCAATCAGTTCAGTTGCGGATGCTCGGTTCGACCATGTCGACGAAGACGGCGAGCTGGTGTTCGTTTCGAAGGGATTGAAGTTCCGGATACCGGTGGACGACACACTGGAGCACGCCATTCTCGAGGCACGTCAGATCTTAAGCGAAACTGACGAGGCAAGCAACCCAGGAATGGCTCAAACCCTACCAATTTCAAGCATTCAAGCACTTATCCGGGCCGGTGCGCAACCCGACAAAGTGGCCGAAAAATATGGTCTGAGCCAGGCGTTGGTACGGCGTTTTTCGGCTGCGGTAGAAACCGAAAAGCAATACGCCATCGAGCAGTTCCTCGCGGTTTCCGCACCCAAAGGTAGCAAAGTTCACTCCGTCGAAGACCTTATTGCACGCACGCTCGCCGCAGCCCGTATCGGTATGGAATCCGTCAAGTGGGGCGCGACACGCCGAGGAAGGGAACCTTGGCTGATTACGGCGACATTCAGCACCCAGCGCAATCGCATACGGGCCGAGTGGACGTGGAACATGCATGACAACACCGTCGAATGTCAGAATGCGGCGGCGCAGATACTGCTCGGCGAGAGGGATACGACGAGGCAATCCGACCAATCTGATGACGGAGCGCCAGATGCGGGCGGTCAAGGCGAATGGTCAAACCAATCGTCGGAAAACGCCGATGAAGCAACTGGAACAACCGAGAAGGTCTCGGTACGTAGCGACGAAGATAAAGCAATAGCCGCTTCGGAATTCAAGACAAACCCTGCGTTGCCAGGTGATTCCGTACGTTCCGCGCGAATCGCCAGCACGGTTGCCTTGATGCAGGAACAGACGGCTGAGGAGAATCAGCAGTCCAGTTCACTTTCCATGGCCAACTCGGATGATCCAGAGTACAACCAGCCGAATTCGGCGGGTACAGGGTCTGTTTCTCTGCCTTATCCGGCCCCGGGAGCGAATACGCAACCTACTTCTACAAACGCGACAAGGGCGACTTCCTCAACGACGGCAACCACGCCGACGGAGCCTTTGTCACTGCCTCTCCCCGACCGCACGCCTACGGCACAGCCACAAATGTTCGTCCCATTGAATGACACGCCGGAAACTCAGACGGACAATAACCGTTCCGGCATTTCCGGAAACGCCGATGAACAGCAAAACAACCAGGCGGCAAACGATAGGCACAATCACGACGAGCATAAGCACGGCAAACGTAAATCAGGACGTTCCGCAGTGCCAAGCTGGGATGAAATCCTCTTCGGGGAGTAA
- a CDS encoding nucleotide pyrophosphatase/phosphodiesterase family protein encodes MSVEVEPMDELLEFRQIDAYASSRHISAVLPALSATIGHAMPTAIHPDPEAARMALGFPKADSAVIVLVDGLGFWNLAMRAGHAPYLRGLMNQERNAKPIATCIPSTTPIVMGAFGTGTCPGMTAMTGFTQRNAETGEACQLISFAGAPDPEDLQQEPTIFERLVAGGVRVTSVGLPKFAHSALTRAALRGPEYMGSQHEELRVRAAIKAAAKPGITYYYVDAVDKAGHHHGPFSEEWATALENTDEQLQTLRRGLKPGTLMVVVADHGMVEVDFEHQIDIANRKNLTRDVALVAGEPRMTMLYAEPGTDTEAMAMRWREELADRAEVLTRDEAIERGLYGDVKERVRPLIGDLIVCAKGSATIVDSRTQSEGAMGLLGVHGSLTHLEREIPCLIDVA; translated from the coding sequence ATGAGTGTTGAAGTCGAGCCTATGGACGAACTGCTGGAATTCCGCCAAATCGATGCTTATGCCAGCAGCCGTCATATTTCCGCGGTTCTCCCCGCTTTGAGCGCCACCATCGGGCACGCGATGCCGACAGCCATCCATCCCGATCCGGAAGCTGCGAGAATGGCGCTGGGTTTTCCGAAGGCCGATTCGGCGGTCATCGTTTTGGTGGACGGCTTGGGCTTCTGGAATCTCGCCATGCGCGCAGGTCACGCCCCGTATCTGCGTGGTCTGATGAATCAAGAACGTAATGCAAAGCCAATAGCAACCTGCATTCCAAGTACCACGCCGATAGTCATGGGTGCGTTCGGCACCGGCACCTGCCCGGGTATGACGGCAATGACCGGCTTCACCCAGCGAAATGCGGAAACGGGGGAGGCGTGCCAACTCATCAGCTTCGCAGGTGCACCCGATCCGGAGGATTTGCAGCAGGAGCCCACGATTTTTGAACGTCTTGTTGCAGGTGGCGTGCGTGTCACCAGCGTCGGCTTGCCGAAATTCGCCCATTCCGCCCTCACCCGTGCCGCCTTGCGAGGTCCGGAATATATGGGATCGCAGCACGAAGAGCTCCGCGTGCGTGCTGCCATCAAAGCCGCCGCCAAACCGGGAATTACGTATTACTATGTCGATGCCGTCGATAAGGCCGGGCACCACCATGGTCCGTTCAGCGAGGAATGGGCTACGGCGTTGGAAAATACGGATGAGCAACTTCAGACCTTGAGGCGCGGCTTGAAACCAGGCACTCTGATGGTGGTCGTTGCCGACCACGGGATGGTAGAAGTCGATTTTGAACATCAGATCGATATCGCGAATCGCAAGAATCTGACGCGGGATGTCGCGTTGGTCGCCGGCGAACCTCGTATGACCATGCTGTACGCCGAACCTGGTACGGATACCGAGGCCATGGCCATGCGCTGGCGTGAGGAATTGGCTGACCGTGCGGAAGTTTTGACACGCGATGAAGCCATTGAACGCGGCTTATACGGCGATGTCAAAGAGCGCGTGAGGCCGTTGATCGGTGACCTGATTGTTTGTGCCAAAGGCAGCGCCACGATTGTGGATTCACGCACCCAAAGCGAAGGGGCGATGGGCCTTCTCGGTGTTCATGGCTCGCTCACGCATCTCGAACGTGAGATTCCGTGCCTGATCGATGTGGCTTGA
- a CDS encoding MFS transporter gives MTNLLLAVIYLAFISLGLPDSLLGAAWPSMRPQMGVPLSWVGGISMIISAGTIVSALLSDRMTLRFGTGKLTAFSVGLTAVALFGFSVAPNYWVLALIAIPYGLGAGGVDAALNNYVAIHYASRHMSWLHCMWGIGASVGPYIMGFALSNGQGWPWGYRYISIIQIVLTVIIVFSLPLWKGRKDVPAAVGSDQSESKAPVDKTEAVAKTEAKAETEAKPIKPLGVRGVLAIRGAKEILVMFFCYCAIETTSGLWASSYMVGHDGISKVTAASLASLFYLGITAGRALSGFMTMKFDDPTMIRIGQAVLGIGIVVMLIPLPGHVATVVGLVLIGLGCAPIYPCVIHSTPTYFGVERSQAIVGVQMACAYAGSMIMPPVFGLIAQHISIALYPWYLLVLLVLMVVMHEMLRRKVGHKA, from the coding sequence GTGACCAATCTGTTGCTGGCCGTCATCTATCTGGCGTTCATTTCGCTGGGTCTGCCTGATTCACTGCTCGGTGCCGCTTGGCCGAGCATGCGCCCGCAGATGGGTGTGCCACTTTCCTGGGTCGGCGGCATTTCCATGATTATCTCGGCTGGCACCATCGTCTCTGCGTTGCTCTCCGATCGAATGACCCTACGATTTGGCACCGGCAAATTGACCGCTTTCTCTGTCGGGCTGACCGCTGTTGCGTTGTTTGGTTTCTCAGTGGCACCCAATTACTGGGTACTTGCCTTGATTGCAATTCCTTACGGCCTTGGGGCCGGTGGCGTGGACGCGGCGCTCAACAACTACGTTGCCATCCATTACGCGAGCCGGCACATGAGCTGGCTGCACTGCATGTGGGGCATCGGTGCCTCAGTCGGTCCCTACATCATGGGATTTGCGCTTTCCAACGGTCAAGGCTGGCCGTGGGGATACCGCTACATTTCAATCATCCAGATCGTGCTGACGGTAATTATCGTCTTCTCGCTGCCCCTCTGGAAAGGCCGGAAGGATGTTCCGGCGGCGGTCGGTTCGGACCAAAGCGAGAGCAAAGCTCCTGTCGATAAAACCGAAGCCGTTGCAAAAACTGAAGCGAAGGCCGAAACTGAAGCGAAGCCTATAAAGCCACTAGGTGTACGCGGGGTGCTTGCCATCCGCGGCGCCAAAGAGATTCTTGTGATGTTCTTCTGCTATTGCGCCATCGAAACCACCTCGGGCCTTTGGGCCTCGAGCTACATGGTCGGTCACGACGGCATTAGCAAGGTCACCGCGGCGAGCCTGGCAAGCCTGTTCTATCTGGGCATCACCGCGGGCCGCGCACTCAGCGGATTCATGACCATGAAATTCGATGATCCCACGATGATCCGCATCGGCCAAGCCGTTCTCGGCATCGGCATTGTCGTCATGCTTATCCCGTTGCCGGGGCACGTCGCCACGGTTGTCGGTCTGGTGCTGATTGGCCTGGGATGCGCGCCGATTTACCCGTGCGTCATCCATTCCACCCCCACCTATTTCGGTGTGGAGCGCTCGCAGGCGATTGTCGGGGTGCAGATGGCGTGCGCTTATGCGGGTTCCATGATCATGCCTCCCGTGTTTGGTCTCATTGCCCAGCATATTTCGATAGCTCTTTATCCGTGGTATCTGCTGGTATTGCTGGTGCTCATGGTGGTGATGCACGAGATGCTGCGGCGCAAGGTCGGCCACAAGGCCTGA